A single window of Undibacterium sp. 5I1 DNA harbors:
- a CDS encoding transporter, with protein sequence MGLLSTKQDGTRRDSLPYQLKLAFNPQWGVLVGGEALVSSLDDQGNRERGWGDTTLVLKRAFLMNDDTAFGLEFGVKVLTAKNTIGNGKTDYSVNGIYSKGIGKLHIDANLNFTRLGLVDPGTASTQTGVSTSASIAVTENWGVTAELSGTRRRGTDDTAQALAALTYSPSNKLTIDFGFAKGLNKASSDLSLFTGLVMPLAKLW encoded by the coding sequence TTGGGTCTGCTTAGCACCAAGCAAGATGGAACCAGACGAGATAGTTTGCCTTACCAATTAAAGCTGGCGTTTAATCCGCAATGGGGTGTGCTAGTCGGTGGCGAGGCCTTAGTCTCGTCTTTGGACGATCAGGGCAACCGTGAGCGCGGCTGGGGTGATACCACGCTAGTATTAAAGCGTGCCTTTTTGATGAATGACGACACTGCATTTGGACTGGAGTTTGGCGTCAAAGTCCTCACTGCTAAAAATACGATCGGTAATGGCAAAACAGATTACAGCGTGAATGGGATTTACAGTAAAGGCATCGGCAAACTGCATATAGACGCCAACCTAAATTTTACACGTTTGGGCTTGGTCGATCCCGGTACTGCCAGTACACAAACAGGTGTTTCAACATCGGCATCAATAGCCGTCACTGAAAATTGGGGTGTCACGGCAGAACTCAGTGGCACACGCAGACGCGGCACTGACGATACTGCCCAAGCTTTGGCTGCGTTAACCTACAGCCCGAGTAATAAACTGACGATTGATTTTGGTTTTGCTAAAGGTCTGAATAAGGCATCATCAGATTTATCTTTATTCACCGGATTGGTTATGCCGCTGGCAAAATTGTGGTGA
- a CDS encoding GNAT family N-acetyltransferase: protein MTIDYSTSPQSSSEYSIQLLQALDDHEDIEALCDVLIDCVEGGASVSFMQPLSRAKADAFWRNVGASVTRQERLLLVAREGAGAIIGTVQAILSQPENQPHRGDISKLLVHRRARSLGLGAALMKAAEQAAQAAGKTVLVLDTATGGGAESLYERLGWQMCGRIPDYALWPQGGLCSTTIYSKSI, encoded by the coding sequence ATGACCATAGACTATTCGACCTCGCCTCAATCGTCCTCTGAATATTCAATTCAGTTATTGCAGGCGCTCGATGATCATGAGGATATAGAAGCATTGTGCGATGTCTTGATCGATTGTGTCGAAGGCGGTGCCTCAGTTAGTTTTATGCAGCCCTTATCGCGCGCTAAGGCAGATGCATTCTGGCGGAACGTTGGTGCGAGTGTGACGCGTCAAGAGCGACTTTTGCTCGTGGCCAGAGAAGGCGCAGGTGCCATTATTGGAACAGTACAGGCAATATTGAGTCAGCCAGAAAACCAACCGCATCGCGGCGATATTTCTAAGTTACTGGTACATCGCCGGGCCCGTTCCCTTGGACTCGGTGCAGCTCTCATGAAGGCCGCAGAACAGGCAGCTCAGGCAGCAGGGAAAACGGTGTTGGTATTGGATACGGCAACAGGTGGTGGCGCAGAGTCTTTATATGAGCGGCTTGGCTGGCAGATGTGCGGGCGTATTCCAGACTATGCCTTATGGCCGCAAGGCGGGTTGTGCTCCACCACCATTTATTCCAAATCAATTTAA
- the htpG gene encoding molecular chaperone HtpG — MSDQKQTMGFQAEVKQLLQLMIHSLYSNKEIFLRELISNASDAADKLRFEAINNAALYESDPELKIKVSFDKAARTITIADNGIGMTREEAIAHLGTIAKSGTKEFFGKLSGDQQKDAAMIGQFGVGFYSGFIVADKITVESRRAGTAADAGVRWESEGAGDFSVEDITKADRGTSITLHLREGEDDFLSSWKLKSVIRTYSDHISLPILMQKEEWDEEKKEQVTKDELETINQASALWARSKSDIKPEQYDEFYKHISHDYSAPLTHTHNRVEGRSEYTQLLYIPARAPFDMWDRNKRGGIKLYVKRVFIMDDAEQLMPVYLRFVKGVIDSNDLPLNVSREILQESRDIKAIREGSTKRVLGMLEDLANAEGDGDSQAKKDKYASFWTEFGQVLKEGIGEDAGNKERIAKLLRFASTHNDSDAQTVSLADYLSRVKEGQEKIYYVTADNYGAAKNSPHLEIFRKKGVEVLLLTDRVDEWMLSFLSDFEGKELVSVAKGDLNLGTLEDEAEKKQHEETETQFKDLVEKMKTALADKAKDVRVTFRLTDSPACLVADDNELSGNLMRMLKAAGQAAPESKPILEVNPDHPLVQRLKYEEKKFDDWANILFDQAMLAEGGSLADPSSFVKRLNEMLLNVAA; from the coding sequence ATGTCCGACCAAAAACAAACAATGGGCTTCCAAGCCGAAGTCAAACAACTGCTGCAATTGATGATCCACTCGCTGTATTCCAACAAGGAAATTTTCTTGCGCGAATTGATCTCTAACGCATCTGATGCTGCCGACAAGCTGCGTTTTGAGGCGATCAACAATGCCGCCTTGTATGAAAGTGATCCTGAGCTCAAGATCAAAGTCAGCTTCGATAAAGCTGCACGCACCATCACCATCGCCGACAACGGCATCGGTATGACACGCGAAGAAGCCATTGCGCATCTAGGTACCATTGCCAAGTCAGGCACGAAAGAATTCTTTGGCAAACTGTCTGGCGACCAGCAAAAAGATGCTGCTATGATTGGCCAATTTGGTGTGGGTTTCTACTCTGGCTTTATCGTTGCGGACAAAATCACCGTTGAATCACGTCGTGCTGGCACTGCCGCCGACGCTGGCGTACGCTGGGAATCTGAAGGCGCTGGCGACTTTAGTGTAGAAGATATTACGAAAGCCGATCGTGGCACTTCAATCACTTTGCATCTGCGCGAAGGTGAAGATGATTTCCTCTCTTCATGGAAACTCAAGTCGGTAATCCGTACTTACTCCGACCATATCTCTTTGCCGATCTTGATGCAAAAAGAAGAGTGGGACGAAGAGAAAAAAGAACAAGTTACTAAAGACGAACTCGAAACAATCAATCAGGCCAGCGCTTTGTGGGCACGCAGCAAGAGCGACATCAAGCCTGAGCAATATGATGAGTTCTATAAACATATTTCACACGATTACAGCGCCCCGCTGACCCACACGCATAACCGTGTGGAAGGTCGCAGCGAATACACGCAATTGCTGTACATCCCTGCCCGTGCACCGTTCGACATGTGGGATCGTAACAAACGCGGCGGTATCAAGCTATATGTCAAACGCGTCTTCATCATGGACGATGCCGAACAGTTGATGCCGGTCTACCTGCGCTTTGTTAAAGGTGTGATTGATTCCAATGACTTGCCACTGAATGTCTCGCGTGAAATTTTGCAGGAAAGCCGTGACATCAAAGCGATTCGTGAAGGATCGACCAAGCGTGTATTAGGCATGCTGGAAGATTTGGCAAATGCAGAAGGTGATGGTGATTCACAAGCGAAGAAAGATAAATACGCTAGCTTCTGGACCGAGTTTGGTCAGGTACTCAAAGAAGGTATAGGCGAAGATGCGGGCAACAAAGAACGTATCGCTAAACTGCTACGTTTTGCTTCTACCCACAACGACAGCGATGCACAGACGGTATCTTTAGCTGATTATCTGAGCCGGGTTAAAGAAGGTCAGGAAAAGATTTACTACGTTACTGCCGACAATTACGGCGCTGCGAAAAATAGTCCTCATTTAGAAATTTTCCGCAAAAAAGGTGTGGAAGTTCTATTGCTGACTGACCGCGTTGATGAATGGATGCTGTCCTTCTTAAGTGATTTTGAAGGTAAAGAATTAGTCTCCGTTGCCAAAGGCGACCTGAACCTCGGCACACTCGAAGATGAAGCTGAGAAAAAACAGCACGAAGAGACCGAAACGCAGTTCAAGGATCTGGTTGAGAAGATGAAAACCGCGCTGGCAGATAAAGCCAAAGATGTACGCGTGACTTTCCGTCTGACCGACTCCCCTGCTTGTCTGGTAGCGGACGACAACGAGTTATCCGGCAACTTGATGCGCATGCTGAAAGCAGCAGGCCAGGCAGCACCGGAATCAAAACCGATTCTTGAAGTCAATCCAGATCATCCGTTAGTACAACGTTTAAAGTACGAAGAGAAGAAGTTTGACGACTGGGCCAATATCCTGTTTGATCAGGCAATGCTGGCAGAAGGTGGATCACTGGCAGATCCAAGCAGTTTTGTAAAACGTCTCAATGAAATGCTGTTGAACGTAGCAGCTTAG
- a CDS encoding helix-turn-helix domain-containing protein, producing MQDQKTIQPPDINQRIANRLSSLRAERGMSLDALATKSNVSRSMISLIERGESSPTAVVLDKLSFGLGVTLASFFEEPQPDANPLVRREEQLLWIDPQSGYRRRNISPPHFRSSIQLVEVEFPAGARVSYAAGLREVGIHQQIWVLDGSLEIIWGDVHHHLESGDCLAMDENSAIVYQNTSNRPVRYVVAINTASI from the coding sequence ATGCAAGACCAAAAAACTATTCAACCGCCGGACATTAATCAGCGCATTGCAAACCGACTGAGCAGCCTGCGGGCTGAGCGCGGTATGTCGCTCGATGCACTGGCGACCAAGTCGAACGTCAGTCGTTCTATGATCTCTTTGATTGAGCGCGGGGAGAGCAGTCCGACAGCGGTAGTCCTGGATAAATTGTCGTTTGGTCTGGGTGTCACGCTAGCCTCGTTTTTTGAAGAGCCGCAGCCTGATGCTAATCCACTAGTAAGGCGCGAGGAGCAATTACTGTGGATAGATCCACAGTCAGGTTATCGTCGCCGGAATATTTCACCGCCGCATTTCCGTTCGTCTATTCAGTTGGTTGAGGTGGAGTTTCCTGCCGGTGCGAGAGTGTCTTATGCAGCGGGTTTGCGTGAAGTCGGGATACATCAGCAGATCTGGGTACTGGATGGCTCGCTGGAAATTATTTGGGGTGATGTGCACCATCATCTGGAGAGCGGCGATTGTCTGGCGATGGATGAGAACAGTGCAATCGTTTATCAAAACACCAGTAACCGCCCGGTACGTTATGTCGTCGCGATTAATACCGCATCCATTTAA
- a CDS encoding Lrp/AsnC family transcriptional regulator — MPQYRSLDKVDRKLLNLLQKDNQIPTRVLADKLHISQPTCLRRIRELRELGVISAEVAMVDPFALGYGMLAFLEVSLINQSDEHMQEFEAGMNKEAEVMQCYFVSGEYDYFLVIHVIDMDAYYQFVRRVISGSGNVRHFHSRFPMKRAKFATRITFDEKMPELPVKVSK, encoded by the coding sequence ATGCCTCAATATCGCTCACTCGACAAGGTTGATCGCAAGCTCTTGAACCTGTTACAGAAGGATAATCAGATACCTACCCGGGTTCTGGCAGACAAGCTCCATATCTCACAACCAACTTGCCTGCGGCGTATAAGAGAGTTGCGTGAGCTCGGCGTAATTAGTGCAGAAGTAGCTATGGTTGATCCATTTGCACTGGGATATGGCATGCTGGCTTTTTTAGAGGTATCGCTGATCAATCAGTCTGATGAGCATATGCAAGAATTTGAAGCGGGAATGAACAAAGAAGCTGAAGTGATGCAGTGTTATTTTGTGTCTGGCGAATACGATTACTTCCTGGTTATTCATGTTATTGACATGGATGCCTATTATCAGTTTGTACGTCGTGTTATTTCTGGTTCTGGCAATGTACGTCACTTCCACTCACGTTTTCCGATGAAGCGTGCCAAGTTTGCAACACGTATTACATTTGATGAGAAGATGCCTGAGTTGCCAGTTAAAGTAAGCAAATAA
- a CDS encoding GNAT family N-acetyltransferase, protein MNVESPDQADVLTLIAELDAYQHSLYPAESVYSLDLTAVSALQLICIVARDLDQRAVACGALVLAPEYGEIKRMYVHPTQRGQGLAKRLLHSLEAAAYKAGCRQVMLETGPRHTEALRLYAQAGFVVCGRFGNYRDDPLSVFMCKDLVA, encoded by the coding sequence ATGAACGTGGAGTCGCCTGATCAGGCTGACGTGCTCACTCTGATTGCTGAACTTGATGCATACCAGCACAGTCTTTATCCGGCAGAAAGCGTCTATTCGCTCGACTTGACTGCGGTCTCTGCGCTGCAACTTATCTGCATTGTTGCCCGCGATTTGGACCAACGCGCGGTCGCCTGCGGTGCGCTTGTTTTGGCGCCAGAATATGGGGAGATCAAGCGTATGTATGTGCATCCCACTCAGCGGGGACAAGGTTTGGCTAAACGATTGCTACATTCGCTTGAGGCAGCTGCCTATAAAGCAGGGTGTCGGCAAGTGATGCTGGAAACCGGCCCACGGCACACAGAAGCTTTGCGTCTTTATGCTCAGGCTGGGTTTGTAGTATGTGGTCGGTTTGGAAACTATCGCGACGACCCTCTAAGCGTGTTTATGTGCAAGGATCTCGTCGCCTGA
- a CDS encoding patatin-like phospholipase family protein gives MTTQENVLILQGGGALGAYQAGVFEQLHQNDIQLDWLIGTSIGAINCALIAGNPPEKRVQQLRAFWESLAPPLASNQPWSVFTPFLQQWGIANTWSSWTSSNETMNTLTNGVPGFFKPRVGAGWDMNAAVDIGQNSFYDTSPLKKTLEKNIDFHYLNKSPIRISICAVEITGGQMTTFDSKKQKIGPEHIMASGALPPGFPPVEIDGKMYWDGGIYSNTPLEVLLDGALQRDALCFMVDLWDPSEAAPKTMAEALARYKNIQYASRSKEQLATRRQLQNLQKAIRGLSEKLSAAERKKPEIQALMKLGCDHTINVVHLVMKAQEHDQYFKDIDFSTETIQNRWQAGLHDAERALRHKSWLQPPAQHTGLIIHELPQE, from the coding sequence ATGACTACACAAGAAAACGTTCTGATTCTCCAAGGTGGAGGTGCTTTGGGTGCCTACCAAGCGGGTGTTTTTGAGCAGCTTCATCAAAACGATATTCAGCTCGACTGGCTGATTGGCACTTCTATCGGCGCGATCAATTGCGCGCTGATTGCCGGCAATCCTCCAGAGAAGCGGGTTCAACAATTACGGGCCTTTTGGGAAAGCCTGGCACCGCCATTGGCGTCTAACCAACCCTGGTCGGTATTCACCCCTTTCTTGCAACAATGGGGTATCGCTAATACCTGGAGCAGCTGGACCAGTTCTAATGAGACGATGAACACTTTGACCAATGGTGTTCCTGGATTTTTTAAGCCACGGGTTGGTGCTGGTTGGGATATGAATGCCGCCGTAGACATAGGCCAAAACAGTTTTTATGACACGTCGCCTCTCAAAAAGACGCTAGAGAAAAATATCGATTTTCACTATCTGAATAAAAGCCCAATACGTATCAGTATTTGCGCGGTAGAAATTACCGGCGGCCAGATGACGACCTTCGATAGCAAGAAACAAAAAATAGGACCAGAACACATCATGGCGAGCGGCGCGTTGCCACCGGGTTTTCCGCCGGTAGAAATCGACGGAAAAATGTATTGGGACGGCGGCATCTACTCCAATACACCATTAGAGGTTTTGCTGGATGGAGCACTACAACGCGATGCGCTTTGCTTTATGGTTGACCTGTGGGACCCAAGTGAAGCAGCGCCGAAGACGATGGCAGAAGCATTGGCACGGTACAAAAATATTCAATACGCCAGTCGCTCAAAAGAACAACTAGCAACCCGTCGCCAACTGCAGAATCTGCAAAAAGCAATACGCGGTTTATCTGAAAAACTCTCTGCAGCGGAACGCAAAAAACCGGAAATACAAGCCTTGATGAAACTGGGCTGCGATCACACAATCAATGTCGTACATCTGGTGATGAAGGCGCAAGAACACGATCAGTATTTTAAAGATATCGACTTCAGTACAGAGACAATACAAAACCGCTGGCAGGCAGGACTGCATGATGCAGAGAGAGCTCTGCGTCACAAATCCTGGCTACAGCCGCCGGCACAACATACCGGGCTGATTATTCACGAGTTACCGCAAGAATGA
- a CDS encoding alpha/beta hydrolase family esterase produces MKSVLRFLGFCLLGLIALIAIAGLLFGYFIYSPEPELPKLSGTLAKESIEVSGLKRTYLTYVPQGLAKGAPLVMVMHGSGEDGAQIRIDTGYGYERLADQYGFAVVYPNSYSFDWNDCSKVGDFSANGREVDDVGFLSALADKLITEIHVNPDRVFATGVSSGGFMSIRLALEAQSRFRAIAAVSANVPSPENFKCQPAQQLASGNSGISVMIMNGTKDPLVPFNGGESSLLGLFYKGGNVRSSQESGQYFADLNHLTGKPVTKLSTAADGVNVEQFLWRNDTKVEVELVAIQGGGHGLPQPYFRRPRLLGPSPMAPDGTAMIWAFFERQSSLTQ; encoded by the coding sequence ATGAAAAGTGTCTTACGTTTTCTTGGGTTTTGTCTTTTGGGTTTGATTGCATTGATAGCGATAGCTGGTCTGCTATTTGGCTACTTCATTTACTCACCTGAACCAGAACTTCCAAAGCTGTCTGGCACACTGGCTAAGGAGTCCATCGAAGTGAGTGGACTCAAGCGTACATACTTGACCTACGTACCGCAAGGGCTGGCAAAAGGAGCGCCGCTGGTGATGGTGATGCACGGATCAGGTGAAGACGGCGCGCAAATTCGGATTGATACCGGGTATGGATATGAACGTCTCGCCGACCAATATGGCTTCGCAGTCGTCTACCCTAACTCCTACAGTTTTGACTGGAATGACTGTAGCAAAGTTGGTGACTTCAGCGCAAACGGGCGCGAGGTAGACGACGTTGGCTTTTTAAGCGCACTGGCCGACAAGCTGATCACAGAGATTCATGTCAACCCAGATCGCGTGTTTGCAACTGGTGTTTCGTCTGGTGGTTTTATGTCGATTCGCCTTGCGCTGGAGGCGCAGTCCCGGTTTCGCGCGATTGCAGCTGTATCCGCAAACGTACCGTCACCCGAGAATTTTAAATGTCAGCCTGCCCAGCAACTTGCGTCCGGTAATTCAGGTATATCAGTCATGATCATGAATGGCACCAAGGACCCGCTGGTCCCGTTCAATGGCGGAGAATCCAGCCTCCTGGGCTTGTTTTACAAGGGTGGCAATGTGCGCTCATCTCAAGAATCCGGTCAATATTTTGCCGACCTCAATCACCTCACCGGGAAACCAGTAACGAAGCTGAGCACAGCGGCAGACGGTGTGAATGTCGAACAGTTTTTATGGCGTAACGATACTAAAGTGGAAGTAGAGCTGGTTGCGATTCAAGGCGGTGGGCATGGACTGCCGCAACCCTACTTCCGTCGTCCGCGATTATTAGGGCCGTCACCTATGGCACCGGATGGCACCGCAATGATCTGGGCTTTTTTTGAACGACAATCATCGCTGACGCAATAA
- a CDS encoding peptidylprolyl isomerase, whose translation MKIDKDTAVTLRFTVAEINGKVIENGKTPIAYLHGGYDNLLPKIEAALQDQEVGFKATLDLAPEDAFGLRDESLLRTISKKDFPPGVKVGASMQGHTDTGEETIYTVLKIKGDQVMLDANHPLAGKSLSVGLQVLGVRAATAEEIMHGHVHGDHGHQH comes from the coding sequence ATGAAAATTGATAAAGACACCGCCGTCACCCTGCGCTTTACCGTGGCCGAGATCAACGGCAAAGTCATTGAAAACGGCAAAACCCCGATCGCTTATTTGCACGGTGGTTATGACAATTTACTGCCAAAAATAGAAGCTGCCTTGCAAGATCAGGAAGTCGGTTTTAAAGCCACCCTGGATCTGGCGCCAGAAGATGCTTTTGGTCTACGTGATGAAAGTTTGCTGAGAACAATTTCCAAGAAAGATTTCCCTCCTGGTGTCAAAGTAGGTGCGTCTATGCAAGGACATACTGACACGGGTGAGGAAACCATTTACACCGTACTTAAAATCAAAGGCGATCAGGTAATGCTCGACGCCAATCACCCGCTAGCGGGCAAATCCTTGAGTGTAGGTTTGCAAGTATTAGGAGTACGCGCAGCGACCGCGGAAGAAATTATGCATGGTCATGTACATGGCGATCACGGGCATCAGCATTAA